The Methanobrevibacter sp. TMH8 DNA segment TGTGGTACTTGTGGAATTATGTCTGGAACTGCAGCTATATTTCATATAGGTGTAGGTGAACCAGGAGTATTTAAAAAAGCTAAAAAAGTATATTTGAATGGAGTTCCAGCTTTTCCAGGGCCATGTCCAAATGAATTATTAGGTTCAATAGATGTTATAGTTTATGGTACAGAACATAGTGTAAAGGATCATGAATATGGTGGAGGATTTTTATTCAAAGATATCCTAGATGGAAAAGAAATCGATGTAGAAGTTGAATCTATTGAAGGTCAAAAATTAGAAACTAGTGTCACTATAGATGAAATTCCACGAGCTCAAATAATTGGAACTCGAATGGCATTTAGAAATTATACTGCTTTCGTTAATCCTGAAAAAGATGTTGTTGGATCAATATTTAATGCAATACCTATGGAAGGAACTTTAGATCAATTCACGTTCTCTGGATGTGGTGATTTAAATCCTCTACAAAATGATTATAATAGAAATGTAATAAAAGAAGGAACTAAAATTTTATTTAATGGAGGTTCTGGTGTAGTCTTAGGTGATGGAACAAGAAGTTCTGATGCAAAACCAAACTTAATGTTAACTGGTGATATGCATAAAATGTCTTCTGAATATATTGGAGGATTTAAAACAGGATCCGGTCCAGAAGTTTATGATTCAGTAGCTATCCCAATCCCAATTCTAAATGAACAAGTATTTAATGATGTTCAAATATTGAATAATGATATTCCACTAGTTATAGCTGATATTCACGGCCGACATTTACCAATAACAGAAACTAGCTATGATAAAGTATGGGATGGACTTGATGAAAGACCAACATTTAAAAGTGAAAATTTCATTAAAGAAGAAAATATAGAAGTTCAAAAATCTTGTCCAACTAATGCAATCAATGATAATGGAACAGTTGACAGAGATAAATGTTTTGGTTGTGGATTATGTGTTTATTTAACTAAAAATGATACATATCAAATGAATTTAGGATCAGTTGATGCAGAAATTAATAATAAAAATTATAATATTCCAATAACCTGCAGACAATCTGACATACAAAGAGCCAAGAAAATCTCTTCTAAACTAAAACAATCAATTGTAGATGAAGAATTTGAATTATAATATCTTTATAATTCTTTAAATTTTCTGATTTGAATTTTTAATTTTTTATGAAACTTTTTATATTTTTTTTATTTTTTCTAATTTTGATTTTTTATTAGACTTTTTATATTTTTTTTATTTTTTCTAATTTTGATTTTTTATTAGACTTTTTATATTTTTTTATTTTTTCTAATTTTGATATTTTTTAATAATTTTAGTAAATTATAATTTTTTATTAAAAAATAAAATAATAAAATAATAATTATAAAAATAATTTTTTTCAGGAACTTCTATAATAAAAATAATTAATAATAGTAATTAATTTATTAAAAATAATAAGAAATTTTAATAGAAAGAATAACAAGATATAATAATTATAATAAATACTCATTATTAATAAGTTAAGCATTATATAAACTATGTTTTAAAAAGTTTATAACTCAACTTTTAATTAATTTAATTAAATTTTATTAAATTTTAAATAAATTTATAATGAATTTATACTTGATTTTTACAAAGGTGTTATAATGTCTAAAGATAATTCAAACAAAAAAAAATATGGAGATAAAACATTAGAAGTTCATGCAGGACATGAAGATCTTGGAAGTTCAAAATCTAGGGCTGTACCTATTTATCAAACAACTGCTTATGTTTTTGATGATGTAGATGATGCTAGAGAGAGATTTGCCCTTGAAAAATTTGATAATATTTATATAAGATTGAACAATCCTACTACTGCAGTATTTGAAGAAAGAGTAGCTGCACTTGAAAGGGGAGCAGCAGGACTTGCTCAATCTTCTGGAGCTGCTGCAATTACATTATCAATCTTAAATATAAGTCTCTTAGGAGATAATATAGTTTCAGCTGATAATTTATATGGTGGAACTTTCAATGCTTTTAATTATACACTTCCTAAGTTAGGTAGAACTGTTAAATTTGTTAAATATGATGATTTATCATCTTATGAAGAAGCTATTGATGAAAAAACAAAGGGAATTTTTATTGAATCAATAGGAAATCCTAGATTAGATGTTCCTGATTTTGAAGCTATAGCTGAAATTGCACATAGAAACAATATACCATTAATTGTTGATAATACTACTGGTATAGGATTAGTTAAACCAATAGAACATGGTGCAGATATAGTTGTTCACTCAGCTACTAAATATATTGGAGGTCATGGAAATAGTCTTGGAGGAGTTATTGTTGATTCTGGTAAATTTGATTGGACTAATGGAAAATTTCCAGAATTTAGTGAACCTGAACCAAGTTATCATGGTTTAATATTTAGTGAAGCTTTTGGAGAGATTGCTTTTGCAGTTAAAGCTAGAACTCAATTACTTCGAGATATTGGAACCACTATTAGCCCATTCAACTCATTTCAATTAATTCAAGGTCTTGAAACTTTATCTTTACGAATGAAACAACATAGTGAAAATTCTCTTGAAGTTGCAAAATTCCTTGATTCTCACCCAGATGTAGCTTGGGTTATTTATCCTGGACTTGAAAATGATCCTTCTCATGAATTAGCTACTAAATATCTTAAAAATGGTTATGGTGGATTAGTAGCTTTTGGAATAAAAGGAGGTCTTGAAGAAGGTAAAAAATTCATTAAAAATCTTGAACTTTTATCTCATGTAGCTAATATTGGAGATGCTAGATCTTTAGTTACTCATCCTGCTTCAACTACTCATTCTCAACTTTCCAAAAAAGAATTAGAAGAAGTTGGAATCTCTCAAGACTTCATAAGACTTTCAATTGGTCTTGAAAATGCTGAAGACATTATTGATGATATAGATCAGGCATTAAAAAAAGCAGTTGAATAAATAAAAATTTATTTTTTATTTTTTATTTTAATTTATTTTTTATAATAATTTTATAATTATTTTTTATAATTAATTTATAACTTTTTTATAATTAATTTATAATTATTTTTTTTAAAAATTATGTAATTTTATTATAAATTTAATTTAATTAATTTATAATTTAATTATTCTAATCAATTTAATTTTTTTATTATTTTTATTTGATTATTAAAATTTTAACTATTTCTATAAATCATTATATTTTTGTATTATTTATTTAATAGGTATTATATTATTAATTCAAATCATTATATATTTTCAATTTTTATAATAAATTATATTAATCTAGTAAGTAAATATAAATAAATAATAACAATTATTATAAAATATATAAAAATACAAAATATCATTAATAATAATAATTAAAGAACTGAAAAACATATTAAAATTATAAAACTAAATAGCTGGAATTAAAATGAAAAGAGAATCTGTAGGTATTGTTGAAACAAAATTTTTCAATATTAAAGGGGATTTAAAGTTAGAATCTGGAAAAACTTTGAGTGATGTTACTATTGCTTATGAAACCTATGGTAAATTAAATAAAGAAAAAAATAATGCTATTTTAGTTTGTCATGCTTTATCTGGTGATGCACATGCAGCTGGATGGCATGAAGGTGATAGAAAACCTGGTTGGTGGGAAATATTCATTGGGCCGGGAAAAGCTCTTGATAGTGAAAAATATTTTATAATTTCTTCTAATATTCTTGGTGGATGTAGTGGTTCTACTGGTCCCTCTTCCATAAATCCAGCTACTGGTAAAACTTATAATCTTGATTTTCCAGTCATTACAATCAAAGATATGGTTAAAGCTCAAAAAAAGCTAATTGAAAGTTTAGAGATTAGTGAACTATTGGCTGTTGTTGGAGGTTCAATGGGTGGAATGCAGGTTTTACAATGGGCAGTTTCATATCCTGATATGGTTAAAAAAGCCGTGCCTATAGCTACTACAGCTCACTCATCTCCACAACAAATAGCTTTTAATGAAGTTGGAAGACAAGCTATTATTACAGATCCTAATTGGAACAATGGAGATTATTATGATAAAGAAGTTGGACCTAGAAATGGTCTTGCATTAGCTAGAATGGTTGCACATATCACTTATCTTAGTGATGAATCCATGTATGAAAAATTTGGAAGAGATCTTAAGGATAAAAAAGAAGTTAGCTATGATTTTTCAATGGATTTTCAAGTAGAAAGCTATCTTCATTATCAAGGAGATACATTTGTTAAACGATTTGATGCTAATTCATATCTTTATATAACAAAAGCAATTGATTATTTCGATTTATCTAGTAATGGTTCTTTAATTGAAGGTTTAAAAAATATCAAATCTAAAATTCAAATTATAGCTATTGATTCTGATTGGTTATATCCACCAGATCAATCTAAAGATATTCTTATGGCTTTAAATGCTAATGATATTGAAGTTAGCTATAGTGAATTAAAATCTAGTTATGGTCATGATGCTTTCCTTCTTGAAGGAGGACAACTAAATTATGTTGTATCTAACTTTTTAACAAATACTTTAGTTAAAGATCTCATGAATGTAAATGTCTCAACTATTAAAAAAGATGC contains these protein-coding regions:
- a CDS encoding homoserine O-acetyltransferase, which encodes MKRESVGIVETKFFNIKGDLKLESGKTLSDVTIAYETYGKLNKEKNNAILVCHALSGDAHAAGWHEGDRKPGWWEIFIGPGKALDSEKYFIISSNILGGCSGSTGPSSINPATGKTYNLDFPVITIKDMVKAQKKLIESLEISELLAVVGGSMGGMQVLQWAVSYPDMVKKAVPIATTAHSSPQQIAFNEVGRQAIITDPNWNNGDYYDKEVGPRNGLALARMVAHITYLSDESMYEKFGRDLKDKKEVSYDFSMDFQVESYLHYQGDTFVKRFDANSYLYITKAIDYFDLSSNGSLIEGLKNIKSKIQIIAIDSDWLYPPDQSKDILMALNANDIEVSYSELKSSYGHDAFLLEGGQLNYVVSNFLTNTLVKDLMNVNVSTIKKDAEIKDAAMLMMSEHVTHLPVITDDNMLLGIVTAWDLSKSIAVNCSKLNDIMTKDVKTCKSNETIEVIATKMRKYDISCLPVVNDEYKLEGIITTDQISHLLSD
- a CDS encoding methanogenesis marker 16 metalloprotein is translated as MTKRSLDDIKKKIKNGEANIFTAQELKEAIRDEEDIKFEDVDVVTCGTCGIMSGTAAIFHIGVGEPGVFKKAKKVYLNGVPAFPGPCPNELLGSIDVIVYGTEHSVKDHEYGGGFLFKDILDGKEIDVEVESIEGQKLETSVTIDEIPRAQIIGTRMAFRNYTAFVNPEKDVVGSIFNAIPMEGTLDQFTFSGCGDLNPLQNDYNRNVIKEGTKILFNGGSGVVLGDGTRSSDAKPNLMLTGDMHKMSSEYIGGFKTGSGPEVYDSVAIPIPILNEQVFNDVQILNNDIPLVIADIHGRHLPITETSYDKVWDGLDERPTFKSENFIKEENIEVQKSCPTNAINDNGTVDRDKCFGCGLCVYLTKNDTYQMNLGSVDAEINNKNYNIPITCRQSDIQRAKKISSKLKQSIVDEEFEL
- a CDS encoding O-acetylhomoserine aminocarboxypropyltransferase/cysteine synthase family protein translates to MSKDNSNKKKYGDKTLEVHAGHEDLGSSKSRAVPIYQTTAYVFDDVDDARERFALEKFDNIYIRLNNPTTAVFEERVAALERGAAGLAQSSGAAAITLSILNISLLGDNIVSADNLYGGTFNAFNYTLPKLGRTVKFVKYDDLSSYEEAIDEKTKGIFIESIGNPRLDVPDFEAIAEIAHRNNIPLIVDNTTGIGLVKPIEHGADIVVHSATKYIGGHGNSLGGVIVDSGKFDWTNGKFPEFSEPEPSYHGLIFSEAFGEIAFAVKARTQLLRDIGTTISPFNSFQLIQGLETLSLRMKQHSENSLEVAKFLDSHPDVAWVIYPGLENDPSHELATKYLKNGYGGLVAFGIKGGLEEGKKFIKNLELLSHVANIGDARSLVTHPASTTHSQLSKKELEEVGISQDFIRLSIGLENAEDIIDDIDQALKKAVE